One part of the Solanum dulcamara chromosome 3, daSolDulc1.2, whole genome shotgun sequence genome encodes these proteins:
- the LOC129882512 gene encoding probable aquaporin SIP2-1 isoform X2 — translation MVVSRRRLLISDFLMSFMWVWSSVLIKMFVHTILGYGAHDLKGEILKHAISVINMFFFASLVKATKGGAYNPLTVLSGAISGDLTNFLFTISARVPAQVFGSITGVRLIITAFPNIGRGPRLSIDIHRGALTEGCLTFAIVIISLGLSRKSHASTIMKTWISSLSKLTLHILGSDLTGGCMNPASVMGWAYARGDHITKEHIHVYWLAPIQATLLAVWTFNLLVSPPKDKEEKKREKKSE, via the exons ATGGTGGTAAGCAGGAGGCGGCTTCTGATTTCAGATTTCCTCATGTCTTTCATGTGGGTTTGGTCAAGTGTGCTTATTAAGATGTTTGTTCACACAATATTAGGTTATGGAGCTCATGATCTCAAAGGTGAAATCCTCAAACATGCAATTTCTGTCATCAATATGTTCTTCTTTGCCTCGTTGGTTAAAGCTACCAAGGGTGGGGCCTACAACCCTCTAACAGTCTTATCCGGTGCCATCTCTGGAGATCTCACCAATTTCCTCTTCACCATTTCTGCTAGAGTTCCTGCTCAG GTCTTTGGTTCAATTACTGGGGTTAGACTCATCATCACGGCATTTCCAAATATAGGACGTGGACCTCGTTTGAGCATTGACATCCACCGAGGTGCATTGACAGAAGGATGTTTGACATTTGCAATTGTTATCATTTCACTTGGACTTTCCAGAAAAAGTCATGCGAGTACTATCATGAAGACATGGATATCCAGTCTGTCCAAACTGACTCTTCACATTCTTGGTTCTGATCTAACAGGTGGATGCATGAATCCAGCTTCT GTGATGGGGTGGGCTTATGCACGGGGTGATCATATTACTAAGGAGCATATACATGTTTATTGGCTTGCTCCAATACAAGCAACTTTGTTGGCTGTTTGGACTTTCAATTTGCTAGTTTCCCCACCAAAGgacaaagaagagaagaagagagagaaaaagtcAGAATGA
- the LOC129882512 gene encoding probable aquaporin SIP2-1 isoform X1 → MVVSRRRLLISDFLMSFMWVWSSVLIKMFVHTILGYGAHDLKGEILKHAISVINMFFFASLVKATKGGAYNPLTVLSGAISGDLTNFLFTISARVPAQRTHVTLARISLARANELAIHGRGPRLSIDIHRGALTEGCLTFAIVIISLGLSRKSHASTIMKTWISSLSKLTLHILGSDLTGGCMNPASVMGWAYARGDHITKEHIHVYWLAPIQATLLAVWTFNLLVSPPKDKEEKKREKKSE, encoded by the exons ATGGTGGTAAGCAGGAGGCGGCTTCTGATTTCAGATTTCCTCATGTCTTTCATGTGGGTTTGGTCAAGTGTGCTTATTAAGATGTTTGTTCACACAATATTAGGTTATGGAGCTCATGATCTCAAAGGTGAAATCCTCAAACATGCAATTTCTGTCATCAATATGTTCTTCTTTGCCTCGTTGGTTAAAGCTACCAAGGGTGGGGCCTACAACCCTCTAACAGTCTTATCCGGTGCCATCTCTGGAGATCTCACCAATTTCCTCTTCACCATTTCTGCTAGAGTTCCTGCTCAG AGAACACATGTGACGTTGGCGAGGATTTCATTAGCTAGAGCTAATGAGTTGGCAATCCATG GACGTGGACCTCGTTTGAGCATTGACATCCACCGAGGTGCATTGACAGAAGGATGTTTGACATTTGCAATTGTTATCATTTCACTTGGACTTTCCAGAAAAAGTCATGCGAGTACTATCATGAAGACATGGATATCCAGTCTGTCCAAACTGACTCTTCACATTCTTGGTTCTGATCTAACAGGTGGATGCATGAATCCAGCTTCT GTGATGGGGTGGGCTTATGCACGGGGTGATCATATTACTAAGGAGCATATACATGTTTATTGGCTTGCTCCAATACAAGCAACTTTGTTGGCTGTTTGGACTTTCAATTTGCTAGTTTCCCCACCAAAGgacaaagaagagaagaagagagagaaaaagtcAGAATGA